The following proteins are encoded in a genomic region of Leptospira fainei serovar Hurstbridge str. BUT 6:
- a CDS encoding alpha/beta fold hydrolase: MKKKVFLFASIVLLMALAAAPYLRSVETQELTPEIRSKVEGKFVRLSKGLTHYEISGPEKGRLVVLVHGFSVPYFIWDSTTNALVKAGFKVLRFDLYGRGYSDRPETIYDIQLFQAQLEELLTALKVSETFDIIGLSMGGPISASFVSKNSERIGKVVLIDPFSEKAKIFPLNLRGIGEYLSTSILIPAMPKRLAGEFFDPEKIPNGWNEKYQEQMKFKGFGSAILSSLRHLLSHDPKPIYENLANTEKPILLIWGEEDRTTPLATGSYVKELIKPSFLLVSKSGHLPHIEHPEIVFPALINFLSR; this comes from the coding sequence ATGAAAAAGAAAGTATTTCTATTCGCTTCCATCGTATTGCTAATGGCGCTCGCCGCAGCCCCATATCTTAGATCCGTAGAAACCCAAGAATTAACTCCGGAAATCAGAAGTAAGGTCGAAGGAAAGTTCGTGCGCCTCTCCAAGGGACTCACTCATTATGAGATTTCCGGGCCTGAAAAAGGTCGACTAGTCGTGTTAGTGCACGGATTTTCTGTTCCTTATTTTATCTGGGATTCCACTACAAATGCGCTAGTAAAAGCCGGTTTTAAAGTGCTTAGATTCGATTTGTACGGGAGAGGTTATTCGGATCGACCGGAAACGATCTACGATATTCAACTTTTTCAAGCGCAGTTGGAGGAACTTCTAACCGCTTTAAAAGTTTCCGAGACTTTCGATATAATCGGTCTTTCTATGGGCGGTCCGATCAGTGCGAGCTTTGTGAGTAAAAATTCCGAACGAATCGGAAAGGTTGTACTCATTGACCCCTTCTCCGAAAAGGCAAAAATTTTCCCGTTAAACCTTCGTGGAATCGGTGAATACTTATCCACATCGATTCTCATTCCTGCCATGCCCAAACGCTTAGCAGGAGAGTTTTTCGATCCTGAAAAAATCCCGAACGGCTGGAATGAGAAGTATCAGGAACAAATGAAATTCAAAGGTTTCGGATCCGCAATCCTATCCTCGCTTAGACATCTTCTTTCCCACGATCCAAAACCGATTTATGAAAATTTGGCAAATACCGAAAAACCCATATTATTAATCTGGGGAGAAGAAGATCGAACGACTCCTCTTGCTACCGGTTCCTACGTGAAGGAACTAATAAAGCCCTCATTCTTGTTGGTATCTAAGTCCGGTCATCTTCCGCATATCGAGCATCCGGAAATCGTTTTTCCAGCATTGATAAACTTTCTTTCAAGGTAA
- a CDS encoding TetR/AcrR family transcriptional regulator translates to MTLVATRPKRRTRNSLNKQTIVQAAMEILTEDGIDGLSMRRIAEKLDCSVASPYSHFKSQQDIIKILISQGEAQLTETLREAKLQGKNAYEKLTRIARTYYEFSGNNQELHKVMFNTVHGHMHRKAFPKLPTSYRVFLETIREGCRSGEFIITEEEYPSLARTMYSWMYGIIVLDMTGMLKKRGMGDPLDEGFLFFRKILLGDEL, encoded by the coding sequence ATGACCCTAGTAGCTACTCGCCCGAAACGGCGCACCAGAAACAGCCTTAATAAGCAGACCATCGTACAAGCTGCGATGGAAATTCTTACCGAAGATGGGATCGACGGATTATCCATGCGAAGAATCGCTGAGAAATTAGATTGCAGCGTTGCGAGTCCTTACTCACATTTTAAAAGCCAGCAGGATATCATTAAGATCTTGATCTCGCAAGGTGAAGCTCAGCTTACGGAGACTTTGCGAGAAGCAAAATTACAGGGTAAAAACGCGTACGAAAAATTAACTCGAATTGCGCGTACTTACTATGAATTTTCGGGAAACAACCAAGAGCTTCACAAAGTGATGTTTAATACCGTTCACGGTCACATGCATCGCAAAGCATTTCCAAAATTACCCACGAGTTATCGGGTATTTCTTGAAACGATCCGAGAGGGTTGTCGCTCCGGTGAATTTATCATCACGGAAGAAGAATATCCTTCACTTGCTCGAACGATGTATTCCTGGATGTACGGTATTATCGTTTTGGATATGACCGGCATGCTTAAGAAGCGCGGAATGGGCGACCCGTTGGATGAAGGATTTTTGTTTTTCCGCAAAATTCTTTTAGGCGACGAGCTGTAA
- a CDS encoding acetoacetate decarboxylase family protein, whose translation MKIKEKSLTKPKKKASETSSKRSKVGNVASQVKKAVVKAVPNKKHFPAPWNLNGEGFIFPLLANRSYNLDMGFFDQEDRENYRGGLGSLMFVNYESSNVGPYYEILYIPGNFEYKDRTYKRITRIFVSSRESVEEGFRNWAIPKEQADFVWQKTGSVTKIEISRDGKIFLRAMIKTLGFNFPVSTSLFDISLLQKANDGEYLNTAFAGRGKGKFARLESFWVDENLFPNFLNAGGFKTGVGINPFDLVFPVAKKLS comes from the coding sequence ATGAAAATAAAGGAAAAGAGCCTGACAAAACCTAAAAAGAAGGCATCCGAAACCTCTTCCAAGCGCTCAAAAGTCGGTAATGTGGCCTCCCAAGTCAAAAAGGCAGTAGTTAAAGCAGTACCGAATAAAAAACATTTTCCTGCACCTTGGAATCTGAATGGAGAAGGGTTTATCTTTCCGTTGCTGGCGAATCGATCGTACAACTTAGATATGGGCTTTTTCGACCAGGAAGATCGCGAGAATTACCGTGGCGGTCTCGGATCACTTATGTTCGTAAATTACGAATCTTCGAATGTAGGGCCTTATTACGAGATCCTTTACATTCCCGGGAATTTTGAATACAAAGATCGAACGTATAAGAGAATCACCCGAATTTTCGTATCTAGTCGGGAATCCGTGGAAGAAGGATTCCGTAATTGGGCGATTCCGAAAGAACAAGCGGATTTCGTATGGCAAAAAACCGGATCCGTTACAAAAATCGAGATTTCTCGAGATGGAAAAATTTTCCTGAGAGCGATGATTAAAACTTTGGGGTTTAATTTTCCGGTGAGCACATCCCTCTTCGACATCTCCCTCTTGCAAAAAGCGAACGACGGCGAATACCTGAATACTGCTTTTGCCGGAAGGGGGAAAGGTAAGTTTGCTCGATTGGAAAGTTTCTGGGTGGATGAAAACCTATTCCCGAATTTTTTGAATGCAGGCGGGTTCAAGACAGGAGTTGGAATCAATCCGTTTGATTTGGTTTTTCCCGTCGCAAAAAAACTAAGTTGA
- a CDS encoding acetyl-CoA C-acetyltransferase: MEEAVILDGIRTPFGNFGGTLKDLSAVDLGVHVSKTLLERTKINPEDIAESIFGNVIPTGKEAIYLARHIGLKTGLPLSVPALTLNRLCGSGMEAIIQAAKKIYLGDADAVLAGGSESMSNAPYVVRNARWGVRYGSSEFEDTLEQGLTDQYVGLIMGATAENLADQYKISRKEQDEWAGISQLRAEKATLEGRLKEEIVSITVGGKKPVTLEKDEFIKGAASIEKLGGLKPAFRDGGTVTAGNASGLNDGASATIIASASYAKKIGRKPLAIIRGYGHAGCDPAKMGIGPAIAIPAALKKAGLKLSDMSLVEVNEAFAAQYLAVQKELGLNPDITNVNGGAVAIGHPLGASGARVTITLAYELRRRKAKFGVASLCIGGGQGIALVLENPEA; the protein is encoded by the coding sequence ATGGAAGAAGCGGTTATTTTAGACGGTATAAGGACTCCTTTCGGCAATTTTGGCGGAACCTTAAAGGATCTCAGCGCAGTGGACTTGGGAGTTCATGTTTCAAAGACTCTTTTAGAAAGAACTAAAATAAATCCCGAAGACATCGCCGAATCGATTTTCGGAAACGTGATACCTACGGGAAAAGAAGCCATTTATCTGGCACGGCATATCGGATTGAAAACCGGATTGCCTCTAAGCGTTCCCGCTCTTACTTTAAATCGTCTTTGCGGTTCCGGAATGGAGGCGATTATTCAAGCGGCTAAGAAAATCTATCTTGGCGACGCCGACGCGGTGCTTGCAGGCGGCTCCGAATCTATGAGTAATGCACCTTACGTTGTTCGTAATGCCCGCTGGGGTGTGCGGTACGGATCTTCGGAGTTTGAAGATACTCTCGAACAAGGCTTAACGGATCAGTATGTCGGATTGATTATGGGGGCAACTGCGGAAAATCTTGCAGACCAGTACAAGATCAGTCGCAAGGAACAAGACGAGTGGGCGGGAATTTCCCAATTGAGGGCGGAGAAGGCGACGTTGGAAGGTCGACTGAAAGAAGAGATCGTATCTATTACCGTTGGCGGGAAAAAGCCGGTCACTCTGGAAAAGGATGAATTCATCAAGGGCGCCGCATCAATAGAGAAACTTGGCGGTCTAAAGCCCGCATTTAGAGACGGTGGAACCGTTACTGCAGGAAACGCTTCAGGATTAAACGATGGCGCCTCTGCGACAATCATCGCTTCGGCTTCCTACGCCAAGAAAATCGGCAGGAAACCGTTGGCCATCATTCGCGGATACGGACACGCAGGTTGCGATCCGGCTAAAATGGGTATCGGACCTGCTATCGCGATTCCTGCCGCGTTAAAAAAAGCGGGATTAAAGCTTTCCGATATGAGTTTAGTCGAAGTAAACGAGGCCTTTGCAGCTCAATACCTTGCCGTTCAAAAAGAACTCGGATTGAATCCGGATATTACTAACGTCAACGGCGGTGCGGTCGCTATCGGTCATCCGTTGGGAGCTAGCGGGGCGCGCGTTACGATCACTCTTGCTTATGAGTTGAGACGTCGCAAAGCAAAATTCGGCGTGGCTTCCCTTTGCATCGGGGGCGGACAAGGAATCGCACTCGTGTTGGAAAACCCGGAAGCCTAG
- a CDS encoding LLM class flavin-dependent oxidoreductase produces MLKLSVLDQSPIRKGGTAKQAVRETVELIRLVDRLGYHRFWVSEHHNILGLAGSSPEVLIAHLAGETNRIRVGSGGVMLPNHSSLKVAENFRMLETLFPGRIDLGVGRAPGGDRLTAAILNPGNSFVQNDFVQQLIDLKHFLTDTVEPDSIQEKVKAIPIAETVPELWILTSSGESGLLAAHFGMALSFAHFINPNGGPQAMRAYRERFQQSEALRRPQGSVGVFVLCAETEEKANELRAVMDRQLLNIEKGISEGIVSYDEIKSRRYTDAEEYRIAYNRGRMVTGTPVQVKARLLDLAKEYQVDEIVVTTITHDFKDRLRSYELLADAFQLNVT; encoded by the coding sequence ATGCTTAAATTAAGCGTCTTAGATCAATCTCCGATTCGAAAGGGCGGCACTGCAAAACAAGCAGTTCGCGAGACCGTCGAGCTAATACGATTAGTGGACCGTTTAGGTTATCATCGTTTTTGGGTATCAGAACATCATAATATACTAGGGTTGGCCGGTTCAAGCCCGGAAGTATTAATCGCACATCTAGCGGGCGAAACGAATAGAATTCGAGTCGGTTCCGGAGGAGTTATGCTTCCGAACCATAGTTCTCTTAAAGTCGCGGAAAATTTTAGAATGTTGGAAACCCTTTTTCCCGGAAGAATCGATTTGGGGGTAGGGAGAGCGCCTGGCGGAGATAGACTAACTGCTGCTATTCTGAATCCTGGAAACAGTTTCGTTCAAAACGATTTCGTGCAGCAACTGATAGATTTAAAACATTTCCTTACGGACACTGTCGAACCCGATTCCATACAAGAGAAAGTAAAAGCAATTCCAATCGCAGAAACTGTACCCGAGTTATGGATTTTAACATCTAGCGGAGAAAGCGGACTCTTAGCCGCTCATTTTGGTATGGCATTGTCCTTCGCTCACTTCATTAATCCGAACGGCGGGCCGCAGGCGATGCGTGCCTACCGAGAAAGATTTCAGCAGTCGGAGGCTTTACGACGACCGCAAGGAAGCGTGGGAGTTTTCGTGCTTTGCGCGGAAACCGAAGAAAAAGCGAACGAACTTCGCGCAGTGATGGATCGGCAACTACTCAATATCGAGAAGGGAATCAGCGAAGGAATCGTTTCTTACGATGAAATAAAATCCCGAAGATATACGGATGCCGAAGAATATCGTATCGCCTATAACCGAGGGCGTATGGTAACCGGGACACCGGTTCAAGTTAAAGCAAGACTCTTGGATTTAGCTAAAGAATACCAGGTCGACGAAATCGTAGTTACGACGATTACCCATGATTTCAAAGACCGTTTGCGATCCTACGAACTTTTAGCCGATGCATTTCAGTTAAACGTGACGTAA
- a CDS encoding SDR family NAD(P)-dependent oxidoreductase, with product METHLKEEIALVTGYTAGIGLAIAVQLLNEGAIVFINGRTKKRADDALTSIRKILPNAKVDGNALLADGEW from the coding sequence ATGGAAACTCACTTAAAGGAAGAAATCGCATTAGTAACCGGATACACTGCGGGAATCGGATTGGCAATCGCCGTACAATTATTAAACGAAGGTGCGATCGTTTTCATAAATGGAAGAACAAAGAAGCGCGCGGATGACGCCCTAACATCGATACGGAAAATTCTGCCGAATGCAAAGGTAGACGGCAACGCTTTACTAGCGGATGGTGAGTGGTGA
- a CDS encoding amidohydrolase family protein, translating to MIRRISGQFQTSTGSFKGVLEMDPDTGLISAIHYGSILQTQEEGDLLFDPDQSVIFAGFGDIHVHAREDETKKHTYKEDFQSAGLAAINGGVIHIADMPNNPLPPVNDDIYRRKQELADRSPVRITLYAGIGPKTKPLTLHVPYKAFMGPSVGELFFHSNEQLEDTIKHYEGQNVSFHCEDPEILEKSQGELLHEDRRPPEAETLATDFALYLIEKYGLKGKLCHYSTGEGLQRIINAKRRGVSVTCEVTPTHLYFDRTMLTDENRHWFQMNPPLRGPEDRTMLLQGIRDGWIDYLATDHAPHSIEEKKRGTSGISQLDTYALFVTWLYRSGEISLEKIAAICSENPGEFVNEFLPKEYGKGFGKLELGYCASFTVLNFHQPTTFRKEDIKSKSGWSPFENVTFPGSILAVIHRGRRVK from the coding sequence ATCATTCGCCGAATATCGGGCCAATTTCAAACTTCAACCGGATCCTTTAAGGGCGTTCTGGAAATGGATCCGGATACCGGACTTATTTCCGCAATTCATTATGGCTCGATCCTGCAAACCCAAGAGGAAGGCGATTTGCTCTTCGATCCGGATCAGTCCGTGATCTTTGCCGGATTCGGGGACATTCATGTTCATGCTCGGGAAGATGAAACAAAAAAGCATACTTACAAAGAGGATTTTCAATCCGCAGGCTTGGCCGCGATCAACGGGGGCGTAATACATATTGCCGATATGCCCAATAACCCGCTCCCTCCGGTTAACGATGATATCTATCGGAGAAAGCAGGAATTAGCGGATCGATCTCCGGTTCGGATCACCCTCTATGCCGGAATCGGGCCAAAAACCAAACCTTTAACATTACATGTTCCTTATAAAGCGTTCATGGGCCCATCTGTCGGTGAATTATTCTTTCACTCAAACGAGCAGTTGGAAGATACGATAAAGCATTATGAAGGACAAAATGTTAGCTTTCATTGCGAAGATCCCGAGATTTTGGAAAAAAGTCAAGGTGAACTCCTGCATGAAGATCGAAGACCGCCTGAAGCCGAAACTTTGGCAACGGATTTTGCTCTTTACTTAATCGAAAAATACGGACTTAAAGGAAAGCTCTGTCATTATTCCACAGGTGAAGGATTACAAAGAATAATTAACGCTAAGCGACGCGGAGTTTCGGTAACTTGCGAAGTGACTCCGACCCATCTCTATTTCGATCGAACGATGCTCACGGATGAAAATCGGCATTGGTTTCAAATGAATCCACCCTTGCGCGGGCCCGAAGATAGAACGATGCTACTGCAAGGTATCCGAGACGGGTGGATCGACTATCTAGCTACGGACCATGCGCCCCATTCAATCGAGGAAAAAAAAAGGGGAACGTCCGGAATCTCTCAACTAGACACCTATGCACTCTTCGTTACATGGCTGTATCGCTCCGGAGAAATTTCACTGGAAAAAATCGCCGCAATTTGTTCGGAGAATCCGGGAGAATTCGTTAACGAATTCTTACCGAAAGAATACGGTAAGGGCTTTGGAAAATTAGAACTCGGATACTGCGCCAGTTTTACAGTCCTCAATTTTCATCAGCCGACTACATTCCGAAAAGAGGATATCAAAAGCAAAAGCGGATGGTCTCCATTCGAAAATGTTACGTTTCCAGGAAGCATTCTCGCCGTCATCCATCGAGGACGTAGAGTTAAATAA